The Bubalus kerabau isolate K-KA32 ecotype Philippines breed swamp buffalo chromosome 8, PCC_UOA_SB_1v2, whole genome shotgun sequence genomic sequence ATGGCCACCTCTATTTTCTTCAAGGATCTCAAATATAACATGCCCCACCTTGCTCCTGATCCATTACAGATGGAAACAGTACTTCTCTTTATATTACCAtctagcgttcttgcctggagaatcccaggaacaggggagcctggtgggctgccgtctatggggttgcacagagtcggacacgactgatgtgacttagcagcagcagcagcagcagaaccaccATCTACCTTGTTCAAGTTAGAAACAGGGGCGATCCCTGACTCTGCCCCTTCTGTTTCTACTCACAGTCACTGTGTTTAAAGCTTACAGACTCTGTGTTCTTACATCTCCCAACTCAGACATTTGATGTTCTATTTACCATGGTGACTTTAATGACTAAGCCTCTGATGCCTACaagataaaaaaaatctaaattcctTTACCAAACAGGTCAGGCCTTTTGCTATCTAACCCTTACCTGCATAAATAATACTTTTCTATCACATTCTCTTTTCCCGTCTATGAACAATTTATTTTCCACCTTTCAGTATTACTTATTTACATGTATTTTCCAGAACATAATGgcttttatgcttttcttttacCTAACTATACCTCAGTTCTATAATACTCTCTTCTAATTTGTTGGCCCCTTGGTGGTACCTCCTGTGCCTCTGACACCCTGATTTTTTCCTATATTCTCATGGAACTTATTGCTCATCTCCACTGTAGTAATTATCACCAGGTAATAGAACTGGCTAATTGATGGCAAAGTCTGCATTATATCTACTCTTGTACCCCTagcatatgtgcatgcatgcatgctcagttgctcaattatgtccaactctttacgatcccatggactgtagtcctccaagctcttctgtccataggattatcccagcaagaatactggaatgggtagccattttctcctccaggggatcttccagactcagggactgaacctgcatctcctgtgcctcctccattgcaggtagattctttgccactaagccACCTGAAAGCCCCAGGCATATGCAGTACCTACCAAACAGCAGACATTTCAACAAtttttgaatgaacaaatggTTGGGTATGTTGTTAGATTTCTCATCATGTTTACAGTTTATATGATAAAGAAATAAGTTTTTAGTGTCACAGCGTTttagtgtcatttctttttaataaattcttGTCAAGAACAAGAAACATAATAAAGAGAGTTGTAGATCCAGGGTGGAAATCATGAAGATACTGCACTGAGGGGATGGAGGACCAGAGACGCCTCAGTAGCTTTCAATGATGCTCATGATCCATCTTGAATAAGAACTGATTTCTGTGAAGAATCCTTCATTTCCAAGGGTGACACTTCCTTTTGCCCAACTCAAGATTCCATGTACCCTCCCACCGCAGATGGCCGGAGCTGCCGAGACTTCCTGCCAGAGAGAGGGAACAGGGGGTCAGCGTTGCTTTGTTCCTCATCCAACAAGGATTTATTCTAAGAAGTGGCACATTGTGATAGCAGAAGCTTCTACCAGACTGGAATCATTTTTCTTGAGAGGGGAGAACCCTCTCTTCACATCCATGCAGGTCTCACCTCTCTAGGTTTGAATTTGACCAACCTGAGTGCAAgtaggaggagaaaggacaaGTGACTCTCCCCTGACTCTCTCCCACAGTAAAGGAATTCAGGGGTATGGATGACCAATCCACAGActgaggaggcagaggaagaCCGCAGGCCTTCTGCTTGGATCCTGTTTGGTCTCCTACAAGCACCTTTCCCCGTGGACCCCTTGCTGTGTGCTTGTCTGGTGGTAGCAGAGATACCTTAGCATCAGACAGGGTCTTTAGAGGCTGCCCCACACACAGAACGTTTGCTGCCGTTCTTTCGTCTTGCATGTTCTGGCACTCATCGTAGGGACGAGTATATTGGTTTATCCAAGTCAGGATGTCAGGGTCACTAACTGCGGGAAAGAGAGAAGTCCAGGGTGACTCTCCTTATCACATATACTCTTGTGATCAGCCTCTGTTTTGTGaatacattgtatatatttatagtaGGTATCAGACATTCCATCCTTCTTAGAGCCCCTTCTTCAGTATTTCTGTGTCTGAGCAGTGGATTCAAAGCATTACATGAACCTTACATCAGATATCATCAGATCTATAATTCTCTCTGTACTGCGCATAACTTGGAAAGCTTAAAAAACCCACAGGAAAATTATTAATGCTtgtgaggagagagagacagaaagctgTTGTCCATAAGAGACCTTCCTTTTGGGGACCTATTTCATCATCTTTACATTTAATCATAAAGggagaaaatgatttttaatgtgttttaaacTGCATTTTTTATAGTGAGATCATTTATAAGTGGATTATTTAtaagtacatatgtatatgtataaatatacatatataatttcccCTAAGAAGTAACATTGCTCATCTTACTTATTGCAGTTTTACTATACTGTTAACCTCAGGATATAAGGAGTCTAACCAAcacattatataattttaatctcTGGTGGAGAGTAATAAGGAGGAAGGAAGCAAAAAGTCGACTAGAAATCTCTCAAGTTAAACCTAGCATTACTTATAAAGCAGAATATTTTGGATACATTTCCAATCTAATGTTTTAAATCAAATCAGACCAGGAAGTGTCAGGTCAGAAAAGGATGAGAAGAgttatgttcagttttaacttttTTGGAAATCTAATTGAAATACTTAGAACAAGTTAGGTGAAAGTAACCTACTTACTTGAAATAATGAATTCTTAGTAGATATTGGGAGGCTGGCCCTAGAGAGCTTATAGAACTGATTTGTCGCTGTGATTCTGACATGACATGCAGAGCCTATGTGATGAAACtttctgtagttttattttgttttcaagtggTATGTAGTAAATTACTTTGTAAAATGTGAAGCAGTTACTTTGAATAAGATTTAAAAGCTTCAATTTGTTCAGAAAATATATTCACTTAGATTCTCTAGAATGTTGCTTCTAAATTGAAGTGAAGTTGCCAAATTTCATTGGCACTGAGAATGCAAAAGCTCCCACTGGTTACCTTTACAAAACAGACTGATAGACCAAAACAGTCTcctgctttttatttgtttttatagaaTATATGAATTGTTCTGTAACCACAGGAGAAAGGTTTAAACCTGATTACTAGCCACAACTTGCCTTAGTGAGTAGGCTTTAACAAGCCAATCAGTCAGTGTCACTCTTTAAAGTCAGCATGTTAGACTCCTCCAATAAACAACAGAGTGCCAACCAATCAACAACACTCTCACCCAGGTAATCAAGCCTCTACAGATGACATCAACTCTCTTCAGCCTCTGAAAGTCCTCCAAACTCTCAATGGAAAACTTCCCACAAACCCCATATAAGCACTGCTTAGTACTCTGTACTGCTCATTGAGATGGTGTCTGCTAAGCATTGCTCTTCTATAATAAGCAATAACTTCAGCTTTATCATTTCAGATATCAAGTGGTGGTTCCAGTATCCTCTGTTAATGAAGGGGAGGATAATGGTGGTGTAAGGTAGTATAAGCTGCATccttcatgtatgtgtgtgctgtgtgctcagtcatgtgcggctctgtgacccccatgaacctgccaggatcctctgttcatgggattctccaggcaagaatactggaatggattgtcatgccctcctccaagggatcttcccaacccagggattgaaccctcgtctcttgcatctcctgcaccgcaggcagattctttaccactgagctgcacCTGAGAAGCGCTTCAGATATATCCCTCCTCATTTACCCCAGCGCCAAAACCTTCTCAGGATGAAGAACACAGAGTCACTTACGGTTTTTATATTTACTCCAGGTCCAGGTTGGGATAAAGCAGGATTCATTAAGTGATAAGGGTTCCATAGCTATGGCTATGGTTCCCACTTGGGTGGTGATTTTAGCGGCCTCAGACAGTTTTATCATCATCAGATCATTGCTCAGATATTCTGAGTTGAAGTCAGGGTAGGGCACAGTCATTGAGTAACTCTGGGTCTGCTCGTGCTTATTTTTGATGTTGGGTTGATAAATGCCCAATCGGATTTTAACactatggaaggaaggaaggcagggagattaaaaaaacaaaacaaaacaaaacagggtttACAGAATGTCAGAACCACAAGAAGTGTCATAGGTGACTTTCTTTAATCATCtaatcatcttcattttatttcttagacCTGAGAACCAAAGTGACCTGCCTTGGCCCGTAAAATAGTAGTAACAATAGTTTATAGGATTGTTGTATTAGAGTCAATGTAGATACATAAAATCTGACATGGTATGTGCCACCTAGAACGTACTCAGTGGAATCTAGTTGTTGTCGTCGATGATATTAATGATCACAACAACAACCTGGATAATCTGAATGAATAGGTAACAGATATGGCACCAGAATCCATTATTCCAGAGGTCTTTGCCTGCCCTCCACTGCCTGAAACAACTCTGGAGCAAGTATATTGTACCTGCTGTTTCTGGACAGTCTTAGGCCCTTTCCAGGTCCTTTTGGGCCCATATCTTTGTATTTACTGCAATCTGCCTACACTGATTACTGATTCAAAAGACTCTTAGCAGTCTAACAGGACTCCCACTGACCACCTTCTACGATATTTCCTGGACAAATTCAAACCCACCCACTTCTATTGCCAGGAGTCCAGTCATCTAACAGACACAGGAGCCACTGCCTGCCAAAAGACAGTTTGTGCATTAGGTCTGGCTGAGAGAAGAAAATCCAATTTTCCAACGCCAGTTCTTGGAGTGGATGGACTATATTTCATGCCtatatttcctttgtatttctcacTGACACAAAGCAGGGGTTCAATCTGTGTTTGAATGAACTGTCTTGAACAACCAGATGGCTGAAAACTCTGAGTTAGAAATGACCCTTGTACATTCCTGAAACTGTGACTAGGTTCCAATTATCTAACACTTTGTCACACACAACAGAGATACAGGTTTGTAAAGGACAGCATCATCTCGTACAGAGCTCCGTCACTCTTCTTCTCTTACCTGTATCACATGGCTTCTGCCTAACACTTCAACCTCAGCCTGTGAACACCCACCCCTACTCATGAGATTCTCTGTacactcttccctctgcctggaatttcCCCAGGAATTTATTCAACCTGGTTGCATCCTCCTTTTCATGTAGGTCTCATCTCTTCAAACAGACCTGATATGATCACCCTAACTAAAGTAGGTATCTTGTTTTATTCCTGTATTTTGCAGCGTGGTACTCCTTTCAATGTTTTATTTTGGAACTTTTATTTGCTTTGACGTATTTCCTCTACCAGAATGTGAGCTCCATGAGGGAAGACTAATTACCATCTtgctcccttgctgctttttcaGTTCATTAAGCAGTCCCTGGAATATGGTAAAAGTTCCAGAAGTATGTTGGATgaaagttgaaagtgttagtcattcagttgtgtccgactctttgcaacaccatggactgtagcctgccaggctcctctgtccatggaattcttcaggccagaatactggagtgggtggccattcccttctccaggagatcttcccaacccagggattgaacccaggtctcctgcattgcaggcagattctttaccagctgagccaccagggaagccctcaagtaGGTTGGATGGAtgtctattatttattttccatgagaAAGAGACTTCTGACATCTTCCTCTTCATCTCTTCCTAAACTGCCCAAATGTGTATCTTTTTCCCCACTGGGAAGATGACTCTCTCTCCTCCTGGGTCTTCTGATTCCCTGGGATGCCATTAGAACTTGCTAGAATGCCTCACAAGacctgcttttaaattttatttatttatttttaagtgaaggataattgttttactaatactgtgttggtttctgccatacatcaacatgaatcaaccacaggtatacctatgtcccctccttcttgaaccttcctcccatttCCCATGTCTCATCCAAACTCAACTGGGTTGAGGTCCCTGAATCATATAACAAATTCCCATTTGTTATCTatcttacatatggtagtgtatatgcttcgACGTTACTCTCTGTATTTGTCTCAcactctgcttcctcccctcacccctgtgtccataaatctgttctctatgtctgcctctccactgctgccctgcaaacagtttcatcagtactgtctttctagatccaataaatatccatttatatacggtatttgtttttctctttctgacttcctttactctgtgtaataggctctaggttcatccacctcattagaattgactcaaacgtgttcctttttatggctaagtcatattccactgtatatatgtaccacagcttcttcattcatttgttgatggacatctaggttgcttctatgtcctagctattgtaaataatgctgcaattaacatttgggtacatgtgtgttttttaattttggtttcctcagggtatgttttagcagtgggattgctgagtcatattatagttttattcctagttttttaaggaatctccatactgtcatCGGACCTGCTTTTGTTTAAATAGATCCCCCCTGGCTCCCAAGAGCAGAGAAATACTTACGGAGAGGGGCAGTGAGCAGCGGTCAGTACCCACTGTGGGTGAATAAGTGTCCCCACACAGGGTTCTGGGAAGGACTGCAGGTAGACCATATAAGGAATAGTAAAATCTACTTCATTCATCTTCTCAGTGTTGGAATCTGCTGCCAGAATGACTCCTAAAGAATCAGTGGGTCACAGGTAGAGAGAGAGGGCAAGAGGTGAGAGTTGGCCAGGATAGTTTTCCCACCCTAAGGTTTTCAAACTAAATAGtctt encodes the following:
- the LOC129659594 gene encoding serine protease 58-like encodes the protein MKCCVFFMLMSMAGVILAADSNTEKMNEVDFTIPYMVYLQSFPEPCVGTLIHPQWVLTAAHCPSPVKIRLGIYQPNIKNKHEQTQSYSMTVPYPDFNSEYLSNDLMMIKLSEAAKITTQVGTIAIAMEPLSLNESCFIPTWTWSKYKNLSDPDILTWINQYTRPYDECQNMQDERTAANVLCVGQPLKTLSDAKEVSAAPAICGGRVHGILSWAKGSVTLGNEGFFTEISSYSRWIMSIIESY